Proteins encoded in a region of the Stieleria neptunia genome:
- a CDS encoding tetratricopeptide repeat protein — MASRPQLPPIADVVSLAVSLHQGGHLTEAEGLYQRALERAPENVDALHFLGVLRHQQGNSDEAVRLIRRSLRGNPRYHGARNNLGNVLKESERFAEAETEYRKVIEADPGHADALNNLGAVLRVLKRTEEAIASFEQAIRLQPRHSDAHQNLGNALKSSGRLEQALVAFRTAVEIDPHRTTARLSLGRALYACGRIDEAISVYRQWLAVAPENPIAKHMLAACEGNEVPDRCSEAFIRESFDVFASSFDEVLERLNYRAPAQIADALSNVATPQGTMQVLDAGCGTGLCGEDLRAYAERLIGIDLSPKMMVKAAARGLYDELTEADLVAYLSDHADRYDLIVSADTLIYFGALDEAIGAAANALRPGGMLLFTVESQPDADDVPPYQLHPHGRYSHRHDYLTDCIQAASLRVHAIEPVTLRLELKQPVHGLVVTAVKEN, encoded by the coding sequence ATGGCATCTCGACCCCAGCTTCCGCCCATCGCGGACGTCGTCTCCTTGGCCGTCTCGCTTCACCAAGGCGGGCATTTGACCGAAGCGGAAGGACTTTACCAACGTGCATTGGAACGGGCGCCCGAAAACGTGGATGCGCTGCACTTTTTGGGCGTGCTGCGGCATCAACAGGGGAACTCCGACGAGGCGGTGCGGTTGATCCGTCGCTCGCTTCGCGGCAATCCCCGGTATCACGGGGCCCGCAACAACCTGGGAAACGTGCTGAAAGAGTCCGAACGTTTTGCCGAGGCGGAAACCGAGTACCGAAAGGTGATCGAGGCGGATCCCGGGCATGCCGACGCGTTGAACAATCTTGGCGCCGTGCTTCGCGTGCTCAAGCGGACCGAGGAGGCGATCGCGTCGTTTGAGCAAGCCATCCGGTTGCAGCCTCGGCATTCCGACGCCCACCAAAATCTCGGCAACGCGTTGAAGTCCAGCGGGCGACTGGAGCAGGCATTGGTGGCGTTCCGAACGGCGGTTGAAATCGATCCGCACCGCACGACGGCTCGTCTAAGTTTGGGACGGGCGCTGTACGCGTGCGGCAGAATCGATGAAGCCATCAGCGTCTATCGTCAGTGGCTGGCGGTTGCCCCCGAGAATCCGATCGCGAAACACATGCTGGCCGCCTGTGAGGGAAATGAGGTGCCGGACCGTTGTTCCGAAGCCTTCATCCGAGAGTCCTTTGATGTGTTTGCGTCCAGTTTCGACGAAGTGCTGGAACGGCTGAATTATCGTGCTCCGGCCCAGATTGCCGACGCCCTCTCGAATGTCGCGACGCCGCAGGGAACCATGCAGGTGCTCGATGCCGGTTGCGGCACCGGATTGTGCGGCGAGGATTTGCGGGCCTATGCGGAGCGGCTGATCGGAATCGATCTGTCCCCCAAGATGATGGTCAAGGCGGCGGCCCGCGGCCTGTACGATGAATTGACGGAAGCCGATCTGGTGGCGTACCTGTCCGATCACGCCGACCGGTACGATCTGATCGTCTCGGCCGACACGTTGATCTATTTTGGGGCGCTTGACGAGGCGATCGGGGCGGCGGCCAATGCGTTGCGACCGGGAGGGATGCTGTTGTTCACCGTCGAAAGTCAACCGGATGCCGACGACGTGCCGCCCTACCAGCTCCATCCCCACGGCAGATACAGTCATCGGCACGATTATCTTACCGATTGTATCCAGGCAGCCTCGCTCCGCGTTCATGCGATTGAGCCGGTGACCCTCCGTCTGGAACTGAAGCAGCCCGTCCACGGATTGGTGGTCACGGCGGTCAAAGAAAACTGA
- a CDS encoding WD40 repeat domain-containing serine/threonine protein kinase, with protein MALICSYCGSECSQRDQANGRCGSCACFFTGHEEVIPDAPAEQPVAAVDYAASSPFAAPQPTAEDAATDPEEPRGAPDAPAPNAPAPPPSQFDPTAVEPDSPLQEVASSEGLIQPRRLSPQFRRRVERTWESTFGGGGAGFTAESTLSSHQPSTETKVESPTLSIATRKITKGKGGAKGASEGDYELTDVIGEGSMGRVWSARQTSLDRNVAVKVPMAELAGAGSVGESQFISEVVVTGQLEHPNIVPIYELGRDATGIPFYSMKHVQGRPWNEFIQENTIPENLEILMKVCDAIAFAHDRNFLHRDIKPHNVMVGEFGEVSVMDWGIAVSITKDPNQPWASVATGPAGTPAYMAPEMAAHNPSELGVVSDIYLLGAVLYEIVTGTPPHPRTGDTGEALLAAAANEIIPTTRSGELVDIARRAMATNLEDRYQSVQELQDAIREYQSHRESIKLSESADEHFARAKRQQSSDEFARARFAYEEALKLWDGNTAAAVGMRLSTLEHAKNALAQENYELGISVLDSNNPEHRDLLSKLENKRAARRRLAWVSKIAAGTAIAAILAVVVVTLYFYKESLENADRLKNQRDVANTQKGEATEAKLKAEEERENAELARNEAVRAQREARRLEAEARLEKRRAEEAPYSSNIGLAAESIRRKLRDKAERILDKLDPTKPDADPVMSQMRHIEWGILKHSWSPASVATLTGQDRIEAVASSADGEVLAAGTDNGDVLLWKGVTALDSDAEPITIPFGNKLSAVAVSADGRYLAAAGIRRQDPEGDSRQSDFDVCVWEITSDGVAATPSLLQGHRGEVLSVAFSGDATKVVTSAADRTAVVWDRNTAARLSVMADHLDPKVWSARLSPINDDLVVTACEDGRVRVWLATPKPTGVSEAKKLYDFRGHDGPVYAAVFSPDGRSVLSGGYDRSLLRWKLSSAQADVVAAGTDLLKKRLQGQVDRNQGDANRRDEIGATGDRHTASIRSIAVGRLGDQQIIVTGGNDNTVRVWRPTEDSWKLDKVLSGHGRWVRSCVFSNNGQYVLSGADDGLKLWAWQAYSMPRDLIPDPEVRLSRQPSERGLSSALQSIYSRDGRWIATVYANGTVEVWDLQNPGRATGEMLVQGHAMLAATGVIDPQGERLMTSAGDNTTRLWNVTRGTHTLKLDGTGYRGAADVAWQHDRGNALVVTGSDEHMTPAWFWRVDAQGDVVKTALLGDYARSQLARQAEAVTQRRGATYSPVSVRTTSDGIDAMNRLQRRIPDVTTIKFSPDGGRFMVGDSSGHCFVYQVETATNSPRQLVRFRAHRSAIRSAAFLPSGRSLITAGVDGEVIRWNATDGTQETKLPWSGPVTALDVSAAGDRLLVGHAPLEGTDFPVAELFRLEGDAIRAEASFLLTDDAGRRDWTDNRPTIRSARFVPGTDRALLSLFFPAKSGSDRGGPLGTSRPSRYRIGYWDWNHPDADFAEMNSSQIGEVSTAFIVGNDAPETQLLVVGGKGARLWAADRQRPLSFTTLKKSFRPASKIVAADFSYDPASGRSDRLVVGDSEGNVRVWELDADRWSENTSAAVHLAGQHDGPIVSTFFDPTDPNRMITAERNGTWKLWRFDAQQWHSPLESRGDDDRRELNFAMFSPDGTRILAGTDSGAAVWQLAADGTLQRVLETWQPGKVQTAVYADDGSWIVTCDGDRVVAFWDRRGNLLAQMDREDASGTTAIALSYDRRRLITGQGKGIGIWDTSRILEAIVANDPSQEAPQVKPETIASSGLIKELFTLNKKLFRLDAESEVNSESDITSISISPDGQNLLSSGMNGQTTIWEGAPLYPITFAFSNDQFTVRRNASFKQIGTSVLLSDPSRLARFGGAELTVSILGERLAGETLAIRPMTDLLGATIVTDTRQGRTMLSHRAHHQAEPKVIGELVSNEGPADRLRVRFSDAVDVRSVQALIAALAYRVESSSDDAASDSQKVPSGSDEVPNGSDVATDLEQDAEVAEMAVISRTVEVTLSGFQYTDHDADGATDGRPEASLEKQTVSQTIKIEVEPDDNQDSGEELPHSESLAAGGW; from the coding sequence ATGGCGCTAATCTGTTCTTATTGCGGTTCCGAATGCAGCCAGCGCGACCAGGCCAATGGGCGTTGTGGAAGCTGCGCGTGCTTCTTCACCGGTCACGAAGAAGTCATCCCCGACGCGCCGGCCGAACAGCCCGTGGCGGCGGTCGATTATGCCGCCTCGTCTCCCTTCGCCGCCCCGCAACCGACCGCCGAGGATGCGGCGACCGATCCGGAGGAGCCGCGCGGGGCCCCCGACGCCCCGGCCCCCAATGCCCCCGCCCCGCCGCCGAGTCAGTTTGATCCGACGGCCGTTGAGCCCGACAGCCCGCTGCAGGAGGTCGCCAGCAGCGAAGGGTTGATTCAACCCCGGCGTCTGTCGCCCCAATTTCGGCGACGCGTCGAACGCACTTGGGAGTCCACCTTCGGCGGCGGAGGAGCCGGCTTCACCGCAGAGAGCACGCTCAGCTCCCATCAACCGTCGACCGAAACGAAGGTCGAGAGCCCGACGTTGAGTATCGCGACGCGAAAAATCACGAAGGGAAAGGGCGGTGCCAAAGGTGCCAGCGAAGGCGATTACGAACTGACCGATGTGATCGGCGAAGGCAGCATGGGCCGTGTCTGGTCGGCCCGCCAAACCTCGCTGGACCGCAACGTGGCGGTCAAGGTTCCGATGGCCGAACTGGCCGGTGCCGGAAGCGTGGGGGAGAGCCAGTTCATTTCCGAAGTCGTCGTCACGGGCCAACTGGAACACCCCAACATCGTTCCGATTTACGAGTTGGGGCGCGATGCGACCGGGATCCCGTTCTACTCGATGAAGCACGTCCAAGGGCGACCGTGGAACGAATTCATTCAGGAGAACACGATTCCGGAGAATCTGGAAATCCTGATGAAGGTCTGTGACGCGATCGCCTTTGCCCACGACCGAAACTTTCTGCACCGAGACATCAAGCCACACAACGTCATGGTGGGCGAGTTCGGTGAAGTCTCGGTGATGGACTGGGGGATTGCGGTTTCGATCACCAAAGATCCCAACCAACCCTGGGCATCGGTCGCGACCGGGCCGGCCGGCACACCGGCCTACATGGCGCCCGAGATGGCGGCCCACAATCCGTCCGAGCTGGGTGTGGTCAGTGACATTTATCTGTTGGGCGCGGTGCTGTATGAGATCGTCACCGGGACTCCGCCCCACCCGCGGACCGGCGATACCGGCGAAGCCCTGCTGGCCGCGGCCGCCAACGAAATCATCCCGACGACGCGCTCGGGCGAATTGGTGGACATCGCCCGCCGCGCGATGGCGACCAATCTGGAAGACCGCTACCAGTCCGTCCAAGAGTTGCAAGATGCGATTCGTGAATACCAATCGCATCGTGAGAGCATCAAGCTGTCCGAAAGTGCCGATGAACACTTCGCCCGAGCGAAGCGGCAACAAAGCAGCGATGAATTTGCCCGTGCCCGGTTTGCCTATGAAGAGGCGCTGAAACTTTGGGACGGCAACACCGCCGCCGCGGTCGGAATGCGTTTGTCGACGCTGGAACACGCCAAAAACGCCCTGGCACAGGAGAACTACGAACTGGGGATTTCCGTTCTGGATTCGAACAACCCCGAGCATCGCGATCTGCTTTCCAAGCTGGAAAACAAACGGGCGGCGCGGCGACGTCTGGCATGGGTTTCAAAGATTGCCGCGGGAACGGCGATCGCGGCGATCCTGGCCGTCGTGGTCGTGACGCTTTACTTCTACAAGGAGTCGTTGGAAAACGCGGACCGACTTAAAAACCAACGCGACGTGGCGAATACTCAGAAAGGCGAAGCGACCGAAGCGAAGCTCAAGGCGGAAGAAGAAAGAGAAAACGCGGAGCTGGCTCGAAACGAAGCTGTCCGGGCCCAGCGGGAAGCTCGGCGGTTGGAGGCCGAAGCCCGGTTGGAAAAACGTCGCGCCGAAGAAGCACCGTACTCCTCGAATATCGGATTAGCGGCCGAGTCCATCCGACGCAAGTTGCGCGACAAGGCCGAACGCATTCTGGACAAACTGGACCCGACCAAGCCCGATGCCGATCCGGTGATGTCCCAAATGCGGCACATCGAGTGGGGCATCTTGAAACACAGTTGGAGTCCCGCTTCGGTGGCAACGCTGACGGGCCAGGATCGTATCGAAGCGGTCGCCAGTTCCGCCGACGGCGAGGTGCTGGCGGCGGGAACCGATAACGGGGACGTCTTGCTGTGGAAGGGTGTCACGGCCTTGGACAGCGATGCGGAGCCGATCACGATCCCGTTCGGAAACAAGCTGAGCGCCGTGGCGGTCTCCGCCGACGGACGCTACTTGGCCGCGGCGGGGATTCGCCGACAAGATCCGGAGGGTGATTCGCGGCAAAGCGATTTCGACGTCTGTGTCTGGGAAATCACGTCCGATGGAGTCGCGGCAACCCCTTCGTTGCTGCAGGGACACAGAGGGGAAGTGTTGAGCGTGGCCTTTTCCGGCGACGCGACGAAGGTCGTCACCAGCGCCGCCGACCGGACCGCCGTGGTTTGGGACCGGAACACCGCTGCACGTCTCTCCGTGATGGCGGACCACTTGGATCCCAAGGTTTGGAGCGCCAGGCTTTCGCCAATCAACGATGACTTGGTCGTGACCGCCTGTGAAGACGGCCGGGTCCGCGTCTGGCTGGCCACGCCGAAGCCCACGGGCGTCAGCGAAGCGAAAAAGCTGTACGATTTTCGCGGCCACGATGGCCCGGTCTACGCAGCCGTGTTCAGCCCCGACGGCCGGTCCGTGCTCTCGGGCGGATACGACCGAAGCCTGCTGCGTTGGAAGCTCAGTTCGGCGCAAGCCGATGTCGTGGCCGCGGGCACCGACCTGTTGAAAAAACGTTTGCAAGGACAGGTCGATCGGAATCAGGGAGACGCCAACCGACGCGACGAGATCGGCGCCACCGGCGATCGTCATACCGCCAGTATTCGCAGCATCGCGGTGGGCCGTCTCGGCGATCAGCAGATCATCGTCACCGGCGGAAACGACAACACCGTGCGGGTGTGGCGGCCGACTGAGGACAGCTGGAAACTGGACAAAGTGCTCAGCGGTCACGGGCGTTGGGTCCGGTCGTGCGTGTTTTCCAACAACGGCCAATACGTGTTGTCGGGGGCCGACGACGGTTTGAAACTCTGGGCGTGGCAAGCGTATTCGATGCCCCGTGATCTGATTCCGGACCCGGAGGTTCGCTTGAGCCGCCAACCGAGTGAACGCGGACTGTCCAGTGCGCTCCAATCCATCTATTCCCGCGACGGACGCTGGATCGCGACGGTCTATGCCAACGGCACGGTCGAAGTCTGGGACCTACAAAACCCCGGCCGCGCGACCGGAGAGATGTTGGTCCAGGGGCACGCCATGTTGGCGGCCACCGGTGTGATCGATCCGCAGGGCGAACGGTTGATGACGTCGGCCGGCGATAACACGACGCGGCTGTGGAACGTCACCCGCGGGACACACACGTTAAAGCTTGATGGGACCGGATATCGTGGCGCCGCGGACGTGGCGTGGCAGCACGACCGGGGCAACGCGTTGGTCGTCACCGGCAGCGATGAACACATGACGCCGGCATGGTTTTGGCGTGTCGACGCGCAAGGCGACGTGGTCAAAACGGCCTTGCTGGGCGACTATGCCCGTTCGCAGTTGGCCCGGCAAGCCGAAGCGGTCACCCAACGCCGCGGCGCGACGTATTCGCCCGTCTCGGTCCGCACGACGTCCGACGGCATCGACGCGATGAATCGTCTGCAACGGCGAATTCCCGATGTGACGACGATCAAGTTCTCACCCGATGGGGGGCGTTTCATGGTCGGGGATTCCTCGGGGCACTGTTTCGTCTACCAGGTCGAGACCGCAACGAACAGCCCTCGCCAACTGGTCCGTTTTCGGGCACACCGTTCTGCCATCCGCAGCGCCGCGTTTTTGCCGTCGGGCCGGTCGTTGATCACCGCCGGTGTGGATGGTGAAGTGATCCGATGGAATGCAACCGACGGAACCCAAGAAACCAAACTGCCCTGGTCGGGCCCGGTGACGGCATTGGACGTTTCCGCCGCCGGCGACCGTTTGCTGGTCGGACACGCCCCGCTGGAAGGCACCGATTTTCCCGTCGCCGAACTGTTCCGTTTGGAGGGCGACGCGATTCGAGCGGAAGCCAGCTTCTTGCTCACCGATGATGCCGGCCGCCGTGATTGGACCGACAACCGGCCGACGATTCGTTCCGCACGCTTTGTCCCGGGAACCGACCGGGCCTTGCTGAGTCTGTTTTTCCCGGCCAAGTCCGGTTCGGATCGCGGCGGCCCGTTGGGCACCAGCCGCCCGTCACGTTATCGGATCGGCTATTGGGATTGGAACCATCCAGACGCTGATTTTGCCGAGATGAATTCATCGCAAATCGGTGAAGTTTCGACCGCGTTCATCGTGGGCAATGACGCGCCGGAAACGCAACTCTTGGTGGTCGGCGGCAAGGGTGCTCGACTGTGGGCCGCCGACCGGCAGCGGCCGCTGAGTTTTACGACGCTCAAGAAGAGTTTCCGCCCCGCATCAAAAATTGTTGCCGCCGATTTCTCGTACGATCCCGCCAGCGGCCGAAGCGATCGTCTGGTGGTCGGCGATAGCGAGGGAAACGTCCGTGTTTGGGAATTGGACGCGGACCGTTGGAGTGAAAACACCAGCGCCGCAGTCCACTTGGCCGGCCAGCATGACGGACCGATCGTGTCCACCTTTTTTGACCCCACCGATCCGAATCGGATGATCACGGCGGAGCGAAACGGGACCTGGAAACTATGGCGGTTCGATGCCCAGCAGTGGCACAGTCCACTTGAATCGCGCGGGGACGATGATCGTCGCGAGCTGAATTTTGCCATGTTTTCACCCGACGGGACCCGCATCTTGGCCGGCACCGACAGCGGTGCGGCGGTTTGGCAACTCGCAGCCGACGGAACCTTGCAGCGTGTGCTGGAGACCTGGCAACCGGGTAAAGTGCAGACGGCCGTGTATGCCGACGACGGCAGCTGGATCGTGACCTGTGACGGAGATCGCGTCGTCGCGTTCTGGGATCGGCGTGGCAATCTGCTGGCACAAATGGATCGGGAAGACGCCAGTGGAACCACCGCGATCGCCCTTTCCTATGACCGCCGACGACTGATCACCGGCCAGGGCAAAGGCATCGGCATCTGGGACACCAGCCGCATCTTAGAGGCAATCGTTGCGAACGACCCGTCGCAAGAGGCCCCCCAGGTCAAACCGGAAACGATCGCGTCGAGCGGCTTGATCAAAGAGTTGTTCACCCTGAACAAAAAGCTGTTCCGACTGGATGCCGAAAGTGAAGTCAACTCGGAAAGTGATATCACCTCCATTTCGATTTCGCCCGACGGCCAGAACCTGTTGTCATCCGGGATGAACGGGCAAACGACGATCTGGGAGGGCGCGCCCCTGTACCCGATCACGTTTGCGTTTTCGAATGATCAGTTCACGGTTCGACGAAACGCATCGTTCAAGCAGATCGGCACGTCTGTTTTGCTGAGCGATCCCAGCCGGCTGGCCCGATTCGGCGGCGCGGAATTGACCGTGTCGATTCTGGGCGAGCGGCTTGCCGGTGAGACGCTGGCGATTCGACCGATGACCGACTTGCTGGGCGCCACGATCGTGACCGACACCCGGCAAGGACGCACCATGCTTTCTCACCGCGCTCATCACCAAGCGGAGCCGAAAGTGATCGGTGAACTCGTTTCGAACGAGGGGCCGGCGGATCGATTGCGTGTCCGATTCAGCGATGCGGTCGACGTCAGGTCGGTGCAAGCGTTGATCGCCGCACTGGCTTATCGAGTCGAATCGTCCAGCGATGACGCAGCGAGCGACAGCCAGAAGGTGCCGAGCGGCAGCGACGAGGTGCCGAACGGCAGCGACGTGGCGACGGATCTGGAGCAGGACGCCGAAGTCGCTGAGATGGCCGTGATCTCGCGGACCGTCGAAGTCACGCTGTCCGGTTTTCAGTACACCGACCATGACGCGGACGGCGCAACGGACGGGCGACCCGAAGCATCACTCGAAAAGCAAACCGTCAGCCAGACGATCAAGATTGAAGTGGAACCGGATGACAACCAAGATTCCGGGGAAGAGCTGCCGCATTCGGAAAGTTTGGCGGCAGGGGGTTGGTGA
- a CDS encoding FHA domain-containing protein codes for MRVILQVTAGPALGRQIPLQSGERARFGSSDSADVCFPEDVQMAEVHFELECQSEQCLVRDLSGTAGTFVNDEPVEEASIEDGDQIVAGQTQLRTVVKGRPGDPKGKPDESQTDQPVEPKLSAVELCQMTDLEEESLQLFRPSHTPEEFFQVLTDNQLFADAIRILSLYLPKRQAIYWAYRAVDDVFPRDLIGDERTALDVTMAWLKDPSEENRRAAMAIAEKLEFANAPSLVAAAACWSEGSMAPAEFDEVPPDPNLTAQMAAAAMTMTATSGEVKSINDRFGKITEIGKQFLAGDVELPA; via the coding sequence ATGAGAGTCATTCTTCAGGTCACCGCAGGACCGGCACTGGGTCGCCAAATCCCGCTCCAATCCGGCGAACGGGCACGATTCGGAAGCAGTGACAGTGCCGATGTCTGCTTTCCAGAAGACGTGCAGATGGCCGAAGTGCACTTCGAACTGGAATGCCAGTCCGAACAGTGCCTGGTCCGCGATCTGTCGGGCACCGCCGGGACCTTCGTCAACGACGAACCCGTCGAAGAAGCGTCGATCGAGGATGGCGATCAGATCGTTGCCGGGCAAACGCAGCTTCGTACCGTCGTCAAGGGACGCCCCGGCGATCCAAAGGGCAAGCCCGACGAGTCCCAGACAGACCAGCCCGTCGAACCGAAACTCTCCGCCGTCGAGCTTTGCCAAATGACCGATCTGGAGGAAGAGTCGTTGCAGCTGTTTCGCCCCAGCCATACGCCGGAAGAGTTTTTCCAGGTTCTGACGGACAACCAACTGTTTGCCGACGCCATCCGAATCCTCTCGCTGTACCTGCCCAAACGACAAGCCATTTATTGGGCGTATCGGGCCGTCGACGATGTCTTTCCACGAGACCTGATCGGCGACGAGCGAACCGCGCTCGACGTGACGATGGCCTGGTTGAAGGATCCCAGCGAAGAAAACCGCCGAGCTGCCATGGCGATCGCCGAAAAACTGGAGTTCGCCAATGCACCCAGTTTGGTCGCCGCGGCCGCCTGTTGGAGCGAAGGCAGTATGGCGCCGGCGGAGTTCGACGAGGTCCCCCCCGATCCGAATCTGACCGCCCAAATGGCCGCCGCGGCGATGACGATGACCGCCACCAGCGGCGAGGTGAAATCAATCAACGATCGCTTCGGAAAGATTACCGAAATCGGAAAACAGTTCCTGGCCGGTGACGTCGAGCTGCCCGCTTAG
- a CDS encoding type VI secretion system Vgr family protein: MSSSQINRGIAVTTQAGPDKLLFHRMSAFERLGSPFEFSLDLLSFDHNIVLDDLLGTPACVSVLRPNGSTRYFHGLINRFSWAGSHGELSVYRATLVPWLWFLTRNTNCRIFQEKTVPEIITTVFRDHGFTDFVDSSRESHRRWEYCVQYRESDFDFVNRLMEQEGIYYYFKHDESKHQMVLADGMTAHSPADGYATVPFFPPDEGRLREMEHVYHWSASKEVQTGAYALNDFNFETPNANLLASSKTILKHDMSKFEMFDYPGEYTKMAEGTTYSQRRIEEQEARFERVRGNSNVLGLEAGSVFTLAGHFRRDQNEKYLIVSSNLELSTSEYETGPSGPKLLPECSFEAIKSSQVYRSERQTPLPRIRGPQTAVVVGKKGDEIYTDQYGRVKVQFHWDREGKLDENSSCWVRVAQSWAGKRWGAIHIPRVGQEVIVEFLEGDPDHPIITGRVYNALEMPPYKLPDNATQSGIKTHSTAKGTDQNFNELRFEDKKGEEQVYFHAEKDFERIVENNDTLKVGFEKKDTGDQVIEIFNNQKVLIGDASAKDGSQTITILKDFTHTVSKGDAKIAIEKGKRSTTVYGDEALTITTGNRTSVISKGDDSLKINAGAHTTQAAKSIVLKVGGSSIKIDNSGITIKGTQIVVQGQASAALKAPMATVSGSMVTVKGSLVNIN, from the coding sequence ATGAGTTCGTCCCAGATCAACCGCGGGATCGCAGTCACCACACAGGCCGGACCGGACAAACTGCTGTTCCACCGCATGTCTGCCTTCGAGCGACTGGGAAGCCCTTTCGAATTTTCGTTGGATCTGCTGTCGTTTGATCACAACATCGTCCTGGACGATTTGCTGGGCACACCGGCTTGTGTCTCGGTGCTGCGTCCGAACGGTTCGACTCGGTATTTCCACGGCCTGATCAACCGCTTCTCGTGGGCGGGAAGCCACGGTGAACTCTCGGTGTACCGCGCCACCCTGGTGCCTTGGCTGTGGTTTTTAACCCGCAACACCAACTGCCGGATCTTTCAGGAAAAGACGGTCCCCGAGATCATCACCACGGTGTTTCGCGATCATGGGTTCACCGACTTTGTCGATTCGTCACGGGAAAGCCACCGTCGTTGGGAATATTGCGTTCAGTACCGCGAATCCGATTTCGATTTCGTCAATCGTTTGATGGAACAGGAAGGGATCTACTATTACTTCAAGCACGACGAATCAAAACACCAAATGGTTTTGGCCGATGGCATGACGGCGCATTCGCCTGCAGACGGCTACGCGACCGTCCCCTTTTTTCCACCGGATGAAGGGCGGTTGCGAGAAATGGAGCATGTCTACCATTGGTCCGCCAGCAAAGAAGTCCAAACCGGTGCGTATGCCCTCAACGACTTTAATTTTGAAACTCCCAACGCGAATCTGTTGGCTTCGTCAAAGACGATTCTCAAACATGACATGTCGAAGTTTGAGATGTTTGACTATCCGGGGGAATACACCAAAATGGCGGAGGGGACGACCTATTCTCAACGTCGCATTGAAGAACAAGAGGCCCGATTCGAGCGCGTCAGAGGCAATTCCAACGTACTCGGTTTGGAAGCCGGTTCGGTATTCACGCTCGCCGGCCATTTTCGCCGCGATCAGAACGAAAAGTACTTGATCGTTTCGAGCAATTTGGAATTGAGCACCAGCGAGTACGAGACGGGACCCTCCGGACCCAAACTGTTGCCCGAATGTTCGTTTGAGGCGATCAAGAGCAGTCAGGTTTATCGCTCCGAACGCCAAACCCCCTTGCCCAGGATTCGCGGGCCGCAGACGGCGGTGGTGGTGGGGAAAAAGGGCGATGAGATCTACACCGACCAATACGGACGCGTCAAGGTTCAATTCCATTGGGATCGCGAAGGGAAATTGGACGAGAACAGTTCCTGCTGGGTCCGCGTTGCCCAGTCCTGGGCCGGCAAACGCTGGGGAGCGATTCACATTCCGCGAGTCGGCCAGGAAGTGATTGTCGAGTTTCTCGAAGGCGATCCCGACCACCCGATCATCACCGGACGGGTTTACAACGCCCTCGAAATGCCGCCTTATAAGTTGCCCGACAACGCAACCCAAAGCGGCATCAAGACTCACAGTACGGCCAAAGGGACCGACCAAAACTTCAACGAGTTGCGTTTCGAAGACAAAAAGGGTGAAGAACAGGTTTACTTTCACGCCGAAAAGGACTTCGAACGAATCGTCGAAAACAACGATACCCTGAAAGTCGGTTTCGAAAAGAAAGACACCGGCGATCAGGTGATCGAAATTTTCAACAACCAAAAAGTCCTGATCGGTGATGCCAGCGCCAAAGACGGCAGTCAGACCATCACGATCTTGAAGGATTTCACCCACACCGTCAGCAAGGGTGACGCAAAGATCGCGATTGAGAAAGGCAAACGTTCCACGACGGTCTACGGCGACGAAGCCCTGACGATCACAACGGGAAACCGCACCTCCGTCATCAGCAAAGGCGATGACTCCCTGAAAATCAACGCCGGTGCCCATACGACCCAGGCGGCCAAGTCGATCGTGCTGAAAGTCGGAGGAAGCAGCATCAAAATTGATAATTCCGGCATCACGATCAAGGGCACCCAGATCGTCGTCCAAGGTCAAGCCTCGGCGGCCCTCAAAGCGCCGATGGCCACCGTCTCCGGCAGTATGGTGACGGTGAAAGGTAGCCTGGTGAATATTAACTGA